Proteins encoded by one window of Cylindrospermum stagnale PCC 7417:
- a CDS encoding ABC transporter ATP-binding protein has product MAIASKSHRESKRRRHAVNPLQRLFDYGHQYRQQIWLATTYSILNKFFDLAPPGLIGIAVDVVVKQQDSIIAKLGVKDVFGQFLIISLLTVIVWVLESIFEYAYARIWRNLAQNIQHNLRLDAYKHLQDLELAYFEERSTGGLMSILSDDINQLERFLDVGANDIIQVATTVVIIGGAFFILAPGVAWMALSPMPFILWGSLAYQRLLAPRYADVREKVGFLNSRLANNISGITTIKSFTAETYEASRLEVESDAYRQSNAKAITLSAAFVPLIRMLILVGFTALLLYGGMAAVAGKMSVGAYSVLVFLIQRLLWPLTRLGETFDQYQRAMASTNRVMDLLDTPIAIDAGNIDLPVDLVRGAVEFQNVTFAYNERLAVVKNLSLDIPAGNTIAIVGSTGSGKSTLVKLLLRFYEVQTGKITLDGVDLQKLNLRDLRRCIGLVSQDVFLFHGTVADNIAYGSFEATEPEVIMAAKVAEAHDFISRLPQGYETIVGERGQKLSGGQRQRIAIARAVLKDPPILILDEATSAVDNETEAAIQRSLERITANRTTIAIAHRLSTIRNADCIYVIEHGELVESGTHEQLLEKNSIYSSLWRVQSGLR; this is encoded by the coding sequence GTGGCTATAGCATCTAAATCTCATCGGGAATCAAAAAGGCGTAGACATGCTGTAAATCCCCTCCAGCGCCTCTTTGACTATGGACATCAGTATCGGCAACAAATTTGGCTGGCAACTACTTATTCTATCCTCAATAAATTTTTCGACTTGGCACCACCAGGCTTAATTGGTATTGCGGTGGATGTGGTAGTAAAACAGCAGGATTCTATTATTGCCAAATTGGGGGTGAAGGATGTCTTTGGACAATTTTTGATTATTTCCTTGCTCACTGTGATCGTTTGGGTACTAGAATCGATTTTTGAATATGCTTATGCTCGAATTTGGCGGAATTTGGCGCAAAACATTCAGCATAACTTGCGTTTGGATGCATACAAACATTTGCAAGATTTAGAATTGGCTTATTTTGAAGAACGCAGCACTGGCGGTTTAATGTCCATCCTCAGTGATGATATTAACCAATTAGAGCGGTTTTTGGATGTAGGCGCGAATGATATTATCCAAGTTGCCACAACCGTTGTAATTATTGGTGGTGCTTTCTTTATTTTAGCTCCCGGTGTGGCGTGGATGGCTTTATCGCCAATGCCATTTATCCTCTGGGGTTCGTTAGCTTATCAACGGTTACTTGCGCCTCGCTATGCTGATGTGCGAGAAAAAGTAGGGTTTCTCAATTCCCGTTTGGCAAATAATATCAGCGGTATTACTACTATTAAAAGTTTTACTGCTGAAACTTATGAAGCGTCACGCTTGGAAGTAGAAAGTGATGCTTATCGCCAAAGTAATGCTAAGGCAATTACTCTTTCTGCCGCCTTTGTTCCTTTAATCAGAATGCTGATTTTGGTGGGGTTTACCGCATTGCTACTGTATGGCGGTATGGCAGCGGTTGCCGGAAAGATGTCTGTCGGTGCTTACAGTGTTTTAGTGTTTTTAATCCAGCGCTTGCTCTGGCCGTTAACCAGATTAGGTGAAACATTTGACCAATATCAACGGGCAATGGCTTCTACTAATCGGGTGATGGATTTGTTGGATACTCCAATTGCTATTGATGCCGGAAATATTGATTTACCTGTAGATTTGGTGCGCGGTGCAGTGGAGTTTCAAAATGTCACTTTTGCCTATAATGAGAGATTAGCAGTTGTTAAAAATCTGTCTTTGGATATACCCGCCGGAAATACGATCGCCATTGTGGGTTCGACTGGTTCTGGTAAAAGCACTCTAGTCAAGCTTTTATTGCGGTTTTACGAGGTGCAAACGGGAAAAATCACTCTGGATGGTGTTGACTTACAAAAGCTGAATTTGCGGGATTTACGCCGCTGTATTGGCTTGGTGAGTCAGGATGTGTTTTTATTTCATGGTACGGTGGCAGATAATATTGCTTATGGCAGTTTTGAGGCGACAGAACCAGAAGTTATCATGGCGGCGAAGGTCGCAGAAGCCCACGACTTTATCAGCCGCTTGCCTCAAGGTTATGAGACAATTGTCGGGGAGCGGGGGCAAAAGCTATCTGGTGGACAAAGACAACGAATTGCGATCGCCCGCGCCGTGTTGAAAGATCCGCCGATTTTGATTTTGGATGAAGCTACCTCAGCGGTGGATAATGAAACAGAAGCGGCAATTCAGCGATCGCTAGAACGGATAACTGCCAATAGAACAACAATTGCGATCGCACATCGTCTTTCCACCATCCGGAATGCTGATTGCATTTATGTCATAGAACATGGAGAATTAGTAGAATCGGGCACCCATGAACAACTGCTGGAGAAAAATAGCATTTATAGCAGTCTCTGGCGTGTGCAGTCTGGTTTGAGGTAA
- the ccmS gene encoding beta-carboxysome assembly chaperone CcmS gives MMFGSTQPETTENKWRGQLDRFVKENRPELAALFWGLWLANGDSQGTIGIDLQPTLHFVYCPKEAIEKLNNNVDNRLQEILGIVENHKPEIEVVMIGIGKGEVKLIQFAPEPPPPICFEQIALDVDDLLELLEQRMSEEITF, from the coding sequence ATGATGTTTGGTAGTACCCAGCCGGAAACAACAGAAAACAAGTGGCGTGGCCAATTAGATAGATTTGTCAAAGAAAATCGACCAGAATTAGCGGCTCTGTTTTGGGGGTTGTGGTTAGCAAATGGTGACTCTCAGGGTACTATCGGCATTGATTTACAACCCACACTACATTTTGTTTATTGTCCCAAAGAAGCTATAGAAAAACTCAATAATAATGTTGACAATCGACTTCAAGAGATTTTGGGAATTGTCGAAAATCACAAACCAGAAATTGAAGTAGTGATGATTGGCATTGGTAAAGGTGAAGTTAAGTTAATTCAGTTTGCACCAGAACCACCGCCACCGATTTGTTTTGAACAGATTGCTTTGGATGTTGATGATTTATTGGAATTGCTGGAACAGAGAATGAGTGAGGAAATTACTTTTTAA
- a CDS encoding response regulator transcription factor, which produces MKLAFSEKALLKILVIDDHESVLGGTVDVLQRHYPGAEFFTAINANKALTQLTTSQPDLVVMDLSIPEKSKVTARPDIGVQLLRILMKDYPNLNIVVQSAHIRTLVRVRPDIDIHKGGFTVVDKSLSTEEMLTRVDWALQGLTHTKDIKGIHCGLEVKPEWLRVLTLAFEEGLQDKTIAERMRISERMVRHYWSKLQDALNVYPEEGKNIRIQTEIRARTEGLID; this is translated from the coding sequence ATGAAACTAGCTTTTTCTGAGAAGGCATTGCTAAAAATTCTGGTAATTGATGACCATGAATCAGTTTTGGGCGGAACAGTAGATGTACTGCAAAGACACTATCCAGGGGCTGAATTTTTCACCGCTATCAATGCTAACAAAGCTCTCACTCAACTGACTACTTCACAGCCCGATCTTGTGGTTATGGATCTTTCAATTCCAGAAAAATCTAAAGTGACAGCACGCCCCGATATAGGTGTTCAACTCCTCAGAATTCTGATGAAAGACTACCCCAACCTAAATATTGTTGTCCAAAGCGCTCATATCAGAACACTGGTGAGGGTTAGACCTGATATTGATATTCATAAGGGAGGATTTACAGTCGTGGATAAAAGTCTTTCCACCGAAGAAATGTTGACTAGAGTTGATTGGGCATTACAGGGATTAACTCATACAAAGGATATCAAAGGAATCCATTGTGGATTAGAGGTAAAACCGGAGTGGCTTAGGGTTTTAACATTAGCATTTGAAGAAGGATTGCAAGATAAGACAATTGCTGAAAGAATGCGCATATCAGAACGCATGGTGCGTCATTACTGGAGTAAGCTACAAGATGCTTTAAACGTTTATCCTGAAGAAGGCAAAAATATTCGAATTCAAACTGAAATACGAGCTAGGACAGAAGGGTTAATTGATTAA
- a CDS encoding helix-turn-helix domain-containing protein → MTTGIRNTNAYIELLKSFPPRPITSEEEFFATQKVIDSLIDKGELTQDEEDYLNVLGTLVYEYEEQHNTIPDIYGVELLKALIDEFSVQQKDLVPIFETESILSEVLNEERQLTIDHIHKLAEFFHIPPDTFFQS, encoded by the coding sequence ATGACAACTGGTATACGTAACACTAACGCTTATATCGAATTACTCAAATCTTTTCCGCCGCGTCCCATCACTTCGGAGGAAGAATTCTTCGCTACGCAAAAAGTAATTGATTCCCTAATTGATAAAGGTGAATTAACACAAGATGAAGAAGATTATCTAAATGTTTTAGGTACTCTAGTTTATGAGTATGAAGAACAGCATAATACTATCCCAGATATTTATGGCGTGGAGTTACTCAAGGCTTTGATAGATGAGTTTAGTGTGCAGCAAAAAGACTTAGTTCCTATTTTTGAAACTGAGTCTATTCTTTCTGAAGTTTTGAATGAAGAACGCCAATTAACTATTGATCACATTCACAAACTTGCGGAGTTTTTCCATATTCCACCAGATACATTTTTTCAGTCATAA
- a CDS encoding HlyD family efflux transporter periplasmic adaptor subunit: MLYTHNQKLLPSIQTEEFLPPISRWTSLAGMILVGTVVAGVSLSSWAKYNVTVKAAATVRPMGEIRLVQPEKDGTVKSIFVKENQIVKQGDEIAYLDTEQLQIKKSQLQDNIQQARLQIIQIYAQNRDLEAQILAEGRVIARTVASAKADLARNQWDYQTRQITAQSELLAAEASLEKAKADLQKAQADLEFAKMDRDRYEQLAQIGAIGRREFEQKKLVVEQTELILKAEKQVVNIAKAKVQSAKAAINPTTATITIARERIAQETARGEATIATLNQEKQSLIQRRVEMQNQVKQYQKELQQLEMQLQSSIIRATSDGIILKLNLRNPGQVVRASESIAEIVPQNSPLVIKAMIPTAEIQKVTVGQKVQLRVDACPYPNYGTLNGVVNAISPDVITPQISNIGVAIPVSTTPVTSYFEVTIKPDTISFGNGKYQCRIQPGMNAKADIISKEETALNFMLKKARLITDL; this comes from the coding sequence ATGCTCTACACCCATAATCAAAAACTCCTACCATCGATTCAAACTGAGGAATTTCTTCCTCCTATTAGCCGTTGGACATCCTTAGCAGGAATGATTCTCGTCGGGACTGTTGTTGCTGGAGTTAGCCTCTCTTCATGGGCGAAATACAATGTAACGGTAAAAGCGGCTGCTACTGTGCGTCCTATGGGTGAAATTCGTCTGGTGCAACCGGAAAAGGACGGCACTGTTAAAAGTATTTTCGTTAAAGAAAATCAAATTGTCAAACAAGGGGATGAGATTGCTTATCTTGATACTGAGCAACTGCAAATCAAAAAGAGCCAACTGCAAGACAATATTCAACAGGCTAGGTTACAAATAATTCAAATTTATGCCCAAAACAGGGATTTAGAAGCCCAGATTCTAGCTGAGGGGAGAGTAATAGCGCGAACTGTTGCATCCGCCAAAGCAGATTTAGCCCGCAACCAATGGGACTATCAAACGCGCCAAATTACCGCTCAAAGCGAATTGCTGGCAGCAGAGGCAAGCTTGGAAAAAGCAAAGGCAGATTTGCAAAAAGCCCAAGCAGATTTAGAATTTGCGAAGATGGATCGCGATCGCTATGAGCAGCTAGCGCAAATTGGTGCAATCGGTCGGCGTGAATTTGAGCAGAAAAAACTAGTCGTTGAGCAGACAGAATTAATACTTAAAGCCGAAAAACAAGTTGTTAACATTGCCAAAGCTAAAGTTCAATCAGCTAAAGCAGCTATCAATCCTACTACGGCAACAATTACGATTGCCCGAGAACGCATTGCCCAAGAAACTGCTAGAGGTGAAGCAACAATCGCTACTTTGAACCAAGAAAAACAATCTTTAATTCAGCGACGAGTTGAAATGCAAAACCAAGTCAAGCAATATCAAAAAGAACTCCAGCAACTGGAAATGCAACTGCAAAGTAGCATTATTCGCGCCACCAGTGACGGCATCATCCTCAAGCTAAATTTACGAAACCCTGGTCAAGTAGTGCGTGCAAGCGAATCTATTGCTGAAATCGTTCCTCAGAATAGTCCTCTAGTAATTAAGGCGATGATTCCTACAGCAGAAATTCAAAAAGTTACAGTTGGTCAAAAAGTGCAATTGCGCGTTGATGCTTGCCCCTATCCTAATTACGGCACTCTTAATGGTGTTGTCAACGCTATTTCTCCAGATGTAATCACACCTCAAATCAGTAATATAGGTGTAGCAATACCAGTTTCTACAACTCCTGTTACCAGCTATTTTGAAGTGACAATTAAACCTGACACTATTTCGTTTGGAAATGGTAAATACCAATGCCGTATTCAACCAGGCATGAATGCCAAAGCCGATATTATTTCTAAAGAAGAAACAGCGCTAAATTTTATGTTGAAAAAAGCAAGATTAATAACTGATTTATGA
- a CDS encoding GumC family protein, which produces MAKTGLNREEMVTTSAQGIVEIRQLSTILFQRRFLILGVSCLVMTVTSLLAVVTKPTYQSSMQILVSSNLDKEVRSTNVQKDVTSELNDVNFLVVDNKTQMKLMLSSKLIQKAVHLLRSNYPNITLEDIKGKRAISKISSLKVTQVAGESGVNRVFSQVFEVSFKDHDPVKAQRVLQALQKVYQDYNIEQRQQRLNQGLALVNNRLPKIQKEVREAEKKLEQFRQQHNLLDPQVQSKILLGSLAEVQKQRQTTRIQIQELQAQYNNLEQKIASSTQNPLISSPSSQSTRYQALLNEIQKTEMDLAKEQMRYTDDYPTVKKLKQQRQSQLALLQQEMADKATTTSSTAKPLLTQDQMAKVDQQLVNELIQVQTTAIGLITNEKNLAESEQQIRSQLNKYPSLIAEYNRLLPEVGASRKALEQLLQSQQFLGLKIAQGGFDWQVVEEPELGIYMGNGRLLLLLGGVLIGPILGVAAALIWAFFNNAIFSAKDLQKLTNRPLLGSVPKLAPHGKNKRTKSLSLKGWRTEAPSMVEASTGLPVHETLDIIYQNIQILKYPFRFKSLMLTSALPGEGKTTLALGLGASAAHMHRRVLVIDANLRYPRLHKILELSNDWGLSLLLVDGTDANFDDYIQPIHPYIDILTAGPTPDDAVNLLSSQRMKELIELFEQTYDLVLIDAPAIFGTVDARIVASLCNGIIMVGRIGQVSPNELIQATEVLNQLNLIGIVANEVSNSPKLLAS; this is translated from the coding sequence GTGGCTAAAACTGGTCTGAATCGAGAAGAAATGGTTACTACCTCTGCACAAGGCATAGTTGAGATCAGACAACTATCTACAATTCTGTTTCAGCGACGCTTTCTCATCTTGGGTGTTTCCTGCCTAGTCATGACAGTTACAAGCCTTCTGGCTGTTGTTACCAAACCGACTTACCAAAGCTCTATGCAGATACTGGTGAGTTCTAACTTGGATAAAGAGGTAAGGTCAACAAATGTTCAGAAAGATGTAACTAGCGAATTAAATGACGTAAATTTTTTAGTTGTTGACAACAAGACTCAGATGAAATTAATGCTGAGTTCCAAACTGATCCAAAAAGCTGTACATTTGCTGCGTTCTAATTATCCAAATATCACTTTAGAAGATATCAAAGGTAAAAGGGCGATCAGCAAAATATCATCACTGAAAGTGACTCAAGTTGCAGGAGAATCAGGAGTTAATCGGGTTTTTAGTCAAGTCTTTGAAGTTTCCTTTAAAGACCATGACCCAGTGAAAGCCCAAAGAGTGCTGCAAGCCCTACAAAAAGTTTACCAAGACTACAATATAGAGCAACGCCAGCAGCGTTTGAATCAGGGGCTAGCTTTGGTTAACAATCGCCTGCCGAAAATTCAAAAGGAGGTGAGAGAAGCTGAGAAAAAGTTGGAACAGTTTCGTCAGCAACATAATTTACTCGATCCGCAAGTACAAAGTAAAATCCTGCTGGGATCTCTTGCTGAGGTTCAAAAACAGCGACAAACCACTCGTATACAGATCCAAGAGTTACAGGCTCAGTACAATAATCTAGAGCAAAAAATTGCATCTTCTACCCAGAACCCATTAATTTCCTCGCCTTCGAGTCAGTCAACCCGCTACCAAGCGCTACTGAACGAGATTCAAAAGACGGAAATGGACTTAGCTAAGGAGCAGATGCGCTATACAGACGACTACCCAACAGTAAAAAAACTTAAGCAGCAACGCCAAAGTCAACTGGCGCTATTACAGCAAGAGATGGCAGACAAAGCTACTACCACCAGCAGTACAGCAAAACCATTATTGACACAAGACCAGATGGCGAAGGTTGACCAGCAGCTAGTAAACGAGTTAATTCAGGTGCAGACGACTGCTATTGGACTAATTACCAATGAAAAGAATCTAGCTGAGTCAGAACAGCAAATCCGCTCGCAGCTAAATAAGTACCCCAGCCTCATAGCGGAGTACAACCGTCTGCTGCCGGAGGTGGGAGCTTCTCGCAAAGCACTTGAGCAACTACTTCAATCACAACAGTTTCTGGGACTAAAAATTGCTCAGGGAGGGTTTGATTGGCAAGTTGTAGAAGAACCGGAACTAGGAATCTACATGGGCAATGGTAGATTATTACTGTTACTTGGGGGAGTGCTAATTGGGCCGATTTTAGGTGTAGCAGCAGCCCTAATTTGGGCATTTTTTAATAATGCTATTTTTTCGGCAAAAGATTTACAGAAGCTAACAAACAGACCGTTATTGGGGTCAGTGCCAAAACTAGCGCCACATGGTAAGAACAAGCGAACCAAGAGCCTATCTTTAAAGGGATGGCGAACCGAAGCTCCTTCTATGGTAGAAGCTAGTACTGGGTTGCCTGTCCATGAAACCCTGGATATAATCTATCAAAACATTCAAATATTAAAGTATCCCTTCCGTTTCAAGTCACTGATGTTGACTTCAGCGCTACCTGGGGAAGGCAAAACAACCTTGGCTTTGGGGCTTGGGGCTAGTGCGGCCCATATGCATCGACGGGTACTCGTTATTGATGCCAATTTGCGATACCCTAGGCTGCACAAAATTCTAGAACTGTCCAATGACTGGGGGCTATCTCTATTATTAGTGGATGGGACAGATGCCAATTTTGATGATTATATTCAGCCGATTCATCCCTATATTGATATTTTGACTGCTGGTCCGACACCAGATGATGCGGTGAATTTGCTAAGTTCTCAGCGGATGAAAGAATTGATTGAGTTGTTTGAGCAAACCTATGACCTAGTGCTGATAGATGCACCGGCTATTTTCGGCACGGTTGATGCCAGGATTGTGGCATCTTTGTGTAATGGGATTATTATGGTGGGGCGTATTGGTCAGGTATCTCCAAATGAACTGATTCAAGCTACAGAAGTTTTGAACCAGTTGAATTTAATTGGCATTGTGGCTAATGAAGTGAGCAATTCTCCAAAACTCCTAGCATCCTAG
- a CDS encoding CHASE2 domain-containing protein, with amino-acid sequence MQPELLKKIKEEIVIWHVGAIPGIAVIGLVIILRLTGLIQSLEWLAFDSFLHIRPAEQIDERLLILGINEEDIRSLKTYPIPDKEIAFLLKKLQTYSPRVIGLDIFRDLPVEPGHSELVTTVKEMKNLITIEKVLPEKVDAPPYLLVEQVGFVDQIPDADGKLRRSLLGTPTPKGYKFSLSLLLAKIYLAAEGISLENGKHDLAAMRFGNTELPQFLPNSGGYVRTDAGGVQVLLNFRSGRERFRTLSLNDIKTGNFQPEWIRDRIVIIGMTTPSRKDFTTTSAIPSTTKSAPGQIYGVEIHAHAVSQIISATLDNRALINTWSDGWEYIWILGWGSLGICLARFTTSPLINLLAVGIASTSLVAISYLFLTWGLWVPFIPAIIVLAFNGVGMTAFYQYDQALRSRIKAHKTVIEHTFETIHNGPLQILGKALKRIRDQDSPSAELLAEIEKELEKLNHDLRGIHEFLQREPPSQDSSLYLGKGLELNLQDPLHELLYQVYSHVLERNFPYFRKLRVKIRSFDPIDERGLSVEIKRGLCRFLEEALCNVGKHAIAVTRLEVTCSSSEGWYTLSIIDDGLGINSSREGRGTQQFRNLARQLKGKFRRVALTPRGTLCELSWPVVKFYLW; translated from the coding sequence ATGCAGCCTGAACTTCTGAAAAAAATTAAAGAGGAAATTGTTATATGGCATGTAGGCGCGATCCCAGGAATTGCAGTGATAGGGCTAGTGATTATCCTTCGTCTAACTGGTTTAATACAATCTTTAGAGTGGTTAGCTTTTGATAGTTTTCTCCATATACGTCCTGCCGAACAGATAGATGAAAGACTTCTGATTCTGGGAATTAATGAAGAGGACATCCGTAGTTTAAAAACCTACCCGATACCAGATAAAGAAATCGCATTTTTGCTGAAAAAATTACAAACCTATAGTCCTAGAGTCATTGGACTCGATATTTTTAGGGATCTGCCAGTTGAACCTGGGCATTCTGAACTAGTAACAACAGTTAAGGAGATGAAGAATTTAATTACTATTGAAAAAGTATTACCTGAGAAAGTTGATGCACCACCATACTTGCTCGTTGAACAAGTTGGTTTTGTAGATCAAATCCCAGATGCTGATGGCAAATTGAGACGTAGTCTGCTGGGAACACCAACACCTAAAGGATACAAGTTTTCATTGTCTCTACTTTTGGCAAAAATTTATTTAGCAGCTGAAGGCATTAGTTTAGAAAACGGCAAGCATGATCTCGCTGCTATGCGGTTTGGAAATACTGAATTACCCCAGTTTTTACCTAACTCTGGGGGATATGTGCGAACCGATGCTGGTGGTGTTCAAGTACTACTCAATTTTCGTAGTGGTCGAGAACGATTTAGAACTTTATCTCTGAATGATATCAAAACAGGAAATTTTCAGCCTGAGTGGATACGCGATCGCATTGTGATTATTGGGATGACTACCCCTAGTCGTAAAGATTTCACAACCACTTCTGCTATTCCATCTACAACTAAATCTGCCCCAGGGCAAATTTATGGAGTAGAAATCCATGCCCATGCTGTTAGCCAAATTATCAGTGCAACCCTTGACAATAGAGCACTAATAAATACTTGGTCTGACGGCTGGGAATATATCTGGATATTAGGTTGGGGTAGCTTGGGGATTTGTTTAGCTAGATTCACAACATCTCCATTAATAAATCTTTTGGCTGTTGGAATTGCTAGCACTAGTCTAGTAGCCATTAGTTATTTATTTCTAACTTGGGGTTTGTGGGTTCCATTTATACCAGCAATAATAGTTTTGGCTTTTAATGGTGTAGGAATGACGGCTTTCTATCAATATGATCAGGCACTACGTTCTCGAATTAAAGCCCACAAAACCGTCATTGAGCATACATTTGAAACGATTCACAATGGTCCACTGCAAATACTCGGAAAAGCTTTAAAGCGTATTCGAGATCAAGATTCGCCATCAGCAGAATTACTTGCAGAAATAGAAAAAGAACTAGAAAAACTGAATCATGACCTACGGGGAATTCATGAATTTTTACAGCGAGAACCTCCATCTCAAGATAGTAGCCTTTATTTAGGAAAAGGTTTAGAGTTGAATTTGCAAGATCCTCTTCACGAACTTCTTTATCAAGTCTACAGTCATGTCTTAGAGCGAAACTTTCCCTACTTTAGAAAGCTTAGAGTTAAAATCCGGTCATTTGACCCTATAGATGAGCGAGGCTTAAGTGTTGAAATAAAGCGGGGACTCTGCCGCTTTCTGGAAGAGGCTTTATGCAATGTCGGCAAACACGCCATAGCAGTAACCCGCCTTGAAGTCACTTGTTCTTCATCTGAAGGCTGGTACACTCTAAGCATTATAGATGATGGCTTGGGTATAAACTCATCTAGAGAAGGTCGGGGAACACAGCAGTTTAGAAATTTAGCTCGACAACTCAAAGGCAAATTTAGGCGAGTAGCACTTACTCCTAGAGGGACTCTTTGTGAGTTGTCTTGGCCTGTAGTAAAGTTTTACTTGTGGTAA
- a CDS encoding type II toxin-antitoxin system HigB family toxin, with amino-acid sequence MHIITASRLTKFWEKHPNSQTSLKIWLKNTSKAKWQNFVELRQTFPSADQVSNLTVFDIGHNKYRLITLVDYNFQKVFIRHVLTHAEYDKEDWKNDNWYT; translated from the coding sequence TTGCATATTATTACCGCTTCTAGGCTGACTAAATTCTGGGAAAAGCACCCCAACTCACAAACTAGCCTGAAAATTTGGCTCAAAAATACATCGAAGGCTAAATGGCAGAACTTTGTAGAGTTACGTCAGACCTTCCCATCAGCTGATCAAGTTAGTAATCTCACAGTTTTTGATATAGGCCATAATAAATATCGACTAATTACCTTGGTAGATTACAACTTTCAAAAAGTTTTTATCCGCCATGTCCTCACCCATGCAGAATACGATAAGGAGGACTGGAAAAATGACAACTGGTATACGTAA
- a CDS encoding ribonuclease Z, translating into MQITFLGTSSGVPTRSRNVSSFALRLPQRAELWLFDCGEGTQHQLLRSDLKSSQLCRIFITHMHGDHIFGLMGLLASCGLAGNVERIDIYGPSGLNEYLQAASRYSHTHFSYPVKVHAVRPGVIYEDDEFTVSCGLLHHRITAFGYRIAEKDRTGRFDLEKAKALQIPAGRLYGQLKRGETVTLDDGRVINGSELCGPREIGRKISYCTDTVYCDGAVQLAQDADVLIHEATFAHQDADMAFQRLHSTTTMAAQTALAAGAHRLIMTHFSPRYAPGNTLDLQDLLQEARAIFPSTDMAHDFMVYDVPRRREVELTKVGV; encoded by the coding sequence GTGCAGATAACATTCTTAGGCACGAGTTCCGGGGTACCCACGCGATCACGTAATGTTTCCAGCTTCGCCCTGCGATTACCGCAACGGGCAGAACTGTGGTTATTTGACTGTGGTGAAGGTACTCAACATCAACTTTTGCGGAGTGACTTGAAAAGTAGCCAACTCTGCCGAATTTTTATCACCCACATGCACGGTGATCACATTTTTGGCTTGATGGGACTTCTTGCCAGTTGTGGTTTAGCTGGGAATGTAGAACGAATTGATATCTACGGTCCATCTGGATTAAATGAATACCTGCAAGCTGCCTCACGTTACTCCCACACTCACTTTTCTTACCCTGTCAAAGTTCACGCCGTTCGTCCAGGGGTAATTTACGAAGATGATGAGTTCACCGTTAGCTGTGGTCTATTGCATCATCGCATTACAGCTTTTGGCTACCGCATAGCCGAAAAAGACCGAACAGGACGCTTTGATCTAGAAAAAGCTAAGGCATTGCAAATTCCTGCCGGTCGCCTTTATGGTCAACTTAAGCGTGGTGAAACGGTGACCCTTGATGATGGACGAGTGATTAATGGCAGCGAATTATGTGGACCTAGAGAAATTGGCCGTAAGATTTCCTATTGTACAGATACAGTTTATTGTGACGGCGCGGTGCAATTAGCACAGGATGCGGATGTGTTAATTCACGAGGCAACTTTTGCCCATCAAGATGCAGACATGGCTTTTCAAAGGTTGCATTCTACAACCACAATGGCAGCGCAAACAGCTTTAGCTGCTGGGGCCCATCGACTTATTATGACTCATTTCAGCCCCCGCTATGCTCCTGGAAATACCCTAGATCTTCAGGATCTACTTCAGGAAGCCCGTGCTATTTTTCCCAGCACGGACATGGCTCATGACTTCATGGTTTATGACGTACCCAGGCGGCGGGAAGTTGAGTTAACTAAAGTAGGTGTTTGA